One window of the Falco biarmicus isolate bFalBia1 chromosome Z, bFalBia1.pri, whole genome shotgun sequence genome contains the following:
- the LIX1 gene encoding LOW QUALITY PROTEIN: protein limb expression 1 homolog (The sequence of the model RefSeq protein was modified relative to this genomic sequence to represent the inferred CDS: inserted 3 bases in 2 codons; substituted 1 base at 1 genomic stop codon), whose amino-acid sequence SRPETGRTLEPLQLVIARVLPHRDPALVLKDCKYQSCLSKAEARXGALKVALITLLFNEFHCCRITNELIMETVWESVSSTGGNLKDVDDPSTNIXAYYYMPESNIGKTMLEFQQSYYSQYSLDERMRNHMALHWSMKEQESPEIIFQELQTALRELEEVRKTGQKLKLYKEKDTFSLALSQIYSGQVXTSWNNLMSLTLHGYH is encoded by the exons AGCAGACCTGAGACAGGCAGAACCTTGGAGCCTTTGCAGCTTGTAATTGCCCGAGTTCTTCCTCATAGAGACCCTGCCCTGGTATTGAAAGACTGTAAGTACCAAAG ctgcttaAGCAAAGCAGAGGCAAGGTGAGGTGCTTTAAAAGTGGCTCTGATCACCTTGCTCTTCAATGAGTTCCATTGTTGCAGGATCACAAATGAATTAATCATGGAAACTGTTTGGGAGTCTGTTTCCTCAACCGG GGGTAACTTGAAGGATGTTGATGACCCAAGCACTAATA CAGCCTATTATTACATGCCAGAATCAAACATTGGAAAGACAATGCTGGAATTTCAG CAATCCTACTACTCCCAGTATTCCTTAGATGAAAGGATGAGAAATCACATGGCCCTGCACTGGAGTATGAAGGAGCAAGAATCTCCAGAAATTATATTCCAAGAGCTACAAACGGCACTTAGGGAACTGGAAGAAGTCAGGAAAACTGGGCAGAAACTGAagctttacaaagaaaaagacactTTCAGCTTAGCACTCAGTCAGATTTACAGTGGTCAAGT AACTTCATGGAATAATCTAATGAGTTTGACTTTACATGGCTATCACTAA